AAAACCATAAAAAACACAACCAAAAAGTTAATTAACTCTAATAATAGATTGTACTTCCTAGTATATAAAATTAAAGGATAATAAAATAAGAAAAAAAATTTAAACACAAAAATTATGAGTCAGCCTCTTTTTTACATTAACTATTTAAATAATCTTCACTTATTTAATATTATAGAGTGGTGTCAATAATGGAAAGTGATGAATTTAGAACTGTTCGGGTATACACAAAAAAGTATACCAGTAAGGATAAAGAGGGCAATACCGTTGAAAAAGAATCACAACAAAAGCAGGTCAGTCTTAAAAAGGAGGACCCATTTGAGGATGATGATTTGGTAAAGGTGTTGTCACAAAAGGATTATGAAAAATTAATAGACAATCAGTTTTCAGATGAAAGGCTTGATGAGTTTTATCATATTATCGAAGGAAAGGATGCTGAGATTGAAGAGCTGAAAAGTCAGATTCAAACCCTTAAAGGCTCATTTTTCGATGATGTCGATTCTCTTAAGGAGCAATTGACCGATAAGGAGGAGCTTTTGAAGGCCAAGGATGAAATTCATGAGCTGAACAAAAAGATCACTAAAATCGATGATGAAAGAGTAGCTATTTTTAAGGAACTTGACTATAAAAACAGGATGATTCTGGCATATAACGTTGAACTCAATAAATCCATTCTAAACGCCATCAATGTCGTCATTGATGAGGCTAGGGAGAACATCAACAAAAGAAATGCCCTGCTTGTGAAGGATTTGGAAAAGTCAATTGAAAAGTCCAGACAGGAAGTTAATGAGAAGAATAAGGCTATAGCATATGATATAAAAACCACTGTTGAGGACATGAACGAGCAAATCAGGAATACCAGCACTCTTAAAATGATACTCAACAAGAAAAAAATCAATTTGAGAGTACCTACCGATGACCTGCTCAAACCTTTCGAATTCGACTTTGACGTTGACCAATTGCTTTCAGGCCAAGCATTGGAACTTGATGCCGCAGAGATTCTAAAAGAGGTCATGCCAAAACTTCCAGAACCGTTTTCCAAATACATTGACACTATTGAAGACGTTCCAGAGACAATCGACGTCACATCCAAAAAAGAGGAATAGTTCATGAAGACATTCAACACAGGCAAGATCACTTTCGAATACCCAAGCAACTGGGAAGTTGAAAAGGCAGACATACTTTCCAATCCCGACTGCATCGCAACCCTCTCAAAGGGTCAGGACAATCTGATTAATGCGGTTTCATTTCCGACCGCCACCACTTTGGATGACTACAAGATATTTATGGAGGATGCGATTTCAGATGATGGTGGGGTGATATTGGCATCCGATTTCATTGAGATTTCCGGAAAGGACGCCATCAAGCTTCATGCTAACATAGATACTCCTGAGATAAATTTTGATATTCATACCTATGTGTTCATTGAAAGGAAGACCATTTACATTTTTGAATTGAGGACCCTGGACATTTCAGGCGAATCAGAAAAAGAATTCAAAAACATCATTGAAACATTCACAATATTAGAATAGCTGTGTGTATTCAAGCAGGTAATCCATATGATTCCTGTCAAGTATTTTTAATGTTGAGACATTTTGAGGAGTGGTGCCTGACCTCTCTTCCACAAGATTTCTCAATGACCTGTTTTTCATATGAGCATGGATTTCCCTTATGACGAATTCCATGATCTTAAGATTCTTGTTTTCCAGTTCCTCCTGTGTGAGATCCTCATAAATAGGATATGCATTCAGGTCATAGGCCTTTGTTGGGGTTTGAAGAACATTCAAATGGCTGTAATAGTTAGCGGAATCAGTTAAAAATCCGTCAATGCCCATATATGTCAATATTGGCATGAATGATGTTTCGGTAAATGGGAAAATGAAATAACTGTTTTTCTTGGCTTCTTTTTTCAGTGTCACAACAAGTTCAACGAGATCTCTTGAATTGGTGAGCAGGCTGTCCCCGTTAGCTATGATGAATCCGTTGTATCCAATTTCCTCAAGTTTTTTAAGGCATTCGATTCTTAAGTCAATGTATTTTGATCCTTGGATAACTGCGATGTCGCATTCATCCACGTTTTCTTCTGCAAGCCTTATTGTTTCCCTAACATTAAATTCTGCGATTTCACGGTCAATGTTATATGCTGAACCTTCACTTGGAGCGATTTTCAATTCGTCTCTTGAAAATAGTCTTGGGGTCAGTTTCCCGTCAACCTTGCCGATTCTTCCAGGTCCGTCATGTGATTTGATTTCAAATTTTTTTATCATTTGTGTCTTCCCTTTAATTATTATGTTAATCTTTGGTTTTTTAGGTTAATATAAATTTTTCATTTAGTGTCACCTTTATGATTACACCACCAAAATTTTTAGTAACCTTTATATATGCTATTTTAAAGAATATTATTATGGATTTGAGGTTATAATCCGATGATTATCCAAGGTGTGTTTTCAATGTCTATAATAAATCGATTAAAATCCATGTTTACTGGAGACAATGAAGAAAGTGACGTCAACGACGATGTAATAAACACATCTGATGATGTCCAAGTTACATCTTCAAAAACAGAAACTGAAACTGTCGTTGCTGAGGAAGAAACAGTTGCAGTAGCTGAGGAAGCAGCTGTGGAAGAATCAGAAGACAGTGTTGAAGATTTAGCTTCTGAAGACATCGATCCTATAGAGGAAAAAGTTGAAGCCCTCAAGGAAGAAATCCATGAGAAGGTTGAGGCTAAAAAAGAAGAAATTCATGAAAAAGCTGAAACTGTCAAGGAAGAAATCCATGAGAATGTTGAGGCTAAAAAAGATGCTATAGAGGCTAAAGAAGATTCAAATAACAATGATAAAGAGAGAGATAAAATGACTTTATTGACTGATAAAGAATTATTAACTGATGCAAATCGTGACCCAGATTTCACTGCTGAATTTATTGACGCAGGAATTGAAACTGTACAACACTGTTTCCAATGTGGTACCTGTAGTGGAGGATGCCCATCTGGAAGAAGAACTCCGTACAAAGTAAGACAAATTGTCAGAAAATGTTTACTTGGTTTAAAAGAAGAAGTTATCACTGATGACGCTTTATGGATGTGTACTACCTGTTACACTTGCCAAGAAAGATGTCTCAGAAGTGTTAAAATTGTGGAAATTATCAAAAAAGCACGTAACATCGCAGCTCACGCTGGTTACATGGCAAAACCTCACAAAATGACTGGTGTATTTGTAATGAATACCGGTCACGGTGTACCTATTAACGATGCTACTAAAGCTTTAAGAACCAAAATTGGACTTCCAGAAATTCCACCAACAACTCACGCTTACCCTGAAGCATTAGCTGAAGTACAAAAAATATGTAAAATTACCGGATTTGACGAATTAATCGGTTATGATGAAGAAACCGGTGGATTAAAAGAATAGATTTATGAGGAGAGTTATAATATGGAAATTGCATACTTCTTAGGTTGTATTATGAACAACCGTTACCCTGGTGTTGAAAAAGCTACCAGAAAATTATTCGAAGCATTAGACATTAACTTAATTGATATGGAAGGAGCATCATGTTGCCCTGCTCCAGGTGTATTCGGATCTTTCGATGAAGAAACCTGGGCTACTATCGCAGCTCGTAACTTAACTATTGCTGAAGACATCGGTGCTGACATTATGACCGAATGTAACGGATGTTTCGGTTCATTATTCGAATGTAACCACATGTTACAAGAAAGTGAAGAGAAAAAAGCTGAAATTAACGCTAACTTAGCTGAAATCGGCAGGGAATACAAAGGAACTGTTAACGTAAAACACTTCGCTCAAATTTTAAGAGACGATGTTGGATTCGAAAAATTAGCTTCCTTAATCGAAAAACCTTTAGACTTAAACGTTGCTGTACACTACGGCTGCCACTTCTTAAAACCTACCAAAACTATTGGTATTGAAGAACAAGCAGAAAACCCATCCATCTTAGATGACCTTGTAGAAATTACAGGTGCTAAATCTGTAGACTACAAAGACAAAATGATGTGCTGTGGTGCTGGTGGAGGTTTAAGATCCAGAGATTTAGATGTAACTACCAGTTTCACTAAAGAAAAACTCGATCACATGACCGAAGCAGGCGTTGATGCTATTGTTAACGTATGTCCTTTCTGCCACTTACAATTTGACCAAGGTCAAATCGAAGTTAACGAAAGATACGGAACTGACTTCGCATTACCGGTATTCCACTTAGCTCAATTATACGGATTAGCTATGGGATTATCCCCTGAAGAATTAACTTTCGATGCTCAAAGAATTGACGCAACACCTGCTATTAAAAAAGCTTTAGGTGAATAGATTTAAGGATTTTCAATCCTTATCTTTTTTATTTTTTTAGGCATTGGAAACACAGTTTGGATTTAGTTATCTTCAGATAACTATTTTTTTTATGATTATTTTTTTTGTTTGTATCAACACGAACAATTCGTAATCATGTTTATATAGTATAAATTAAATAATAATGTAATATATTAATGAGGTGTAATTATGTTTGTAGCAACATTAGATGGTATATTTAAATATTGCGACCTTCCAGAAGAATATGAACCTTATGTTCAATTCAAAGCAACTATCGATAAAAGAGAACTCAAACCTGATGACGAATTGGCAATTTTAAACATTGCGGGCACTTCCACTCATCACGTTTTATTCTTAGACTCCTATAAGAGCACCAGTGAAATTGAAGCAGAATTAAAAGATGCTGACGCTAAAATAAATCACACAACTTTAAAAATTATAGGTGGACATTTATGAGCTTACCCTCTGAACAAAATTGGTTAGTTCTTCATCATCTCATCACTGATTTGAATCAGAAAGGATATGAGATTCCAAAAGGAATTAACCCGGAGATGGGATTGATCAGATCATCCATCAGCTCTTACAAAAGAGACCCTTCCCATCCGGATTTGATTAATAGTTTGGCTAAAGCTGAAATGTCTTTAAATAATATTCAAGGAACTCTTTTGACAATAGCTGAAGAGGAAGGAGAAGAATATACTGACCATTGGCTTGATTTGTTAAAGCAAGCGATGAAAGGCGAGGAAGTTTTTGAGTTTGCAGATTCAAGGTCAAGGTTCCTGGCGAATACTCCTCCTGGATTGACAACCGGTAGAATCAATTTAAGGGTTCCCTTGGCTGAAGAAAGAGTTCAGGAAATTGCAGAATGGAATGGTCTAATCATCGAGTTTGACGATGATGTGACCGTTGAATTACACGGTGATAAGAAGGATCTCCAATTTGGATTGAAAGAAATGGGGTCTTTCTTTTTAGAAGGATAAAATGGTGGTTATATGACTAAAATATTAGCTATTAGTGATGTTCACGGCGAAGAAAATGAAAATTTATATACTTATCTGAACAATAACGATATCGATTTAGTTTTAATCTTAGGTGATATTACAGACTTTGGACCATTGGATTTTGTGGAAACATTCATAAATAAGGTAGCTGATTGTAATGTTGATGTAATAGCTATTCCAGGTAATTGTGACCCTAACGGAATCTGTAATGCCATTAATGACGTTGCATTCTGTCTCCACAATAATATCATAGCCTATGGTGACGCTATACTGTTCGGTTTTGGAGGATCCAATCCGACTCCATTCGACACACCTGGTGAAATGGATGACGATAAAATCTACAGGCAAGTTTATGACTTGCTGGCCAATTATGATTATGTCTACAATTCAGACATTCCTAAGGTAAAGATTCTGGCTACTCACGCACCGCCTTTCAACACTGCGGCCGATAGGGTTGAAAACGGCGAACATGTTGGAAGTCCAGGAATCTTAAAGTCCATTCATGAATTTGAACCTCAAATCAACCTATGCGGACATATTCATGAGGCAAAATCTCTTAGTAAAATTGGAAAAACCACTGATGTGGCAAATCCAGGTATGCTGAAAGATAACGGAGCTGTTTTAATAGATATTATAGATGGCTCAAATTATGATATAAATATTATTTCATTAGATGAATAATCATCTATTCTCTCTTTTTTTCTTTTTAGATTCAAATAACAAATTTTATTTAACATTAATTTTAGATACATATCCATATATTAAGATGTGATTGTTATGATTTGGGTTACCGGAGAGGTTGACGGGAAAAAGTATAAGGAACCATTTTCAAAAGGAATCATGTCCCGCTCTCTTAATGTTGCTGATATAGGTATAGAAAGGGCTCATGAGATTGCAAGCGATATTGAGGTCTTTTTGATTGAAAACAACATCACAGAAATTTCCAGTTTGAATCTGGCAGATGTTGTATTGAATCATTTAAAGCAAGTGGACCCTGTCATAGCTGGCAAATATAAGAACTGGAGATCCCTCAGGACTTCTAAAAAACCATTGATTATCCTTATCGGTGGTGCATCAGGAGTGGGAACATCTTCCATGGCATTCGAGTTGGCTAATAGATTGAGATTAAAGAACCTCATCAGTACAGACATGATTCGTGAGGTAATGCGTAAAAT
This genomic window from Methanobrevibacter thaueri contains:
- a CDS encoding DUF2096 domain-containing protein produces the protein MSLPSEQNWLVLHHLITDLNQKGYEIPKGINPEMGLIRSSISSYKRDPSHPDLINSLAKAEMSLNNIQGTLLTIAEEEGEEYTDHWLDLLKQAMKGEEVFEFADSRSRFLANTPPGLTTGRINLRVPLAEERVQEIAEWNGLIIEFDDDVTVELHGDKKDLQFGLKEMGSFFLEG
- the hdrB gene encoding CoB--CoM heterodisulfide reductase subunit B; protein product: MEIAYFLGCIMNNRYPGVEKATRKLFEALDINLIDMEGASCCPAPGVFGSFDEETWATIAARNLTIAEDIGADIMTECNGCFGSLFECNHMLQESEEKKAEINANLAEIGREYKGTVNVKHFAQILRDDVGFEKLASLIEKPLDLNVAVHYGCHFLKPTKTIGIEEQAENPSILDDLVEITGAKSVDYKDKMMCCGAGGGLRSRDLDVTTSFTKEKLDHMTEAGVDAIVNVCPFCHLQFDQGQIEVNERYGTDFALPVFHLAQLYGLAMGLSPEELTFDAQRIDATPAIKKALGE
- a CDS encoding DUF749 domain-containing protein, whose amino-acid sequence is MFVATLDGIFKYCDLPEEYEPYVQFKATIDKRELKPDDELAILNIAGTSTHHVLFLDSYKSTSEIEAELKDADAKINHTTLKIIGGHL
- a CDS encoding metallophosphoesterase family protein, producing the protein MTKILAISDVHGEENENLYTYLNNNDIDLVLILGDITDFGPLDFVETFINKVADCNVDVIAIPGNCDPNGICNAINDVAFCLHNNIIAYGDAILFGFGGSNPTPFDTPGEMDDDKIYRQVYDLLANYDYVYNSDIPKVKILATHAPPFNTAADRVENGEHVGSPGILKSIHEFEPQINLCGHIHEAKSLSKIGKTTDVANPGMLKDNGAVLIDIIDGSNYDINIISLDE
- a CDS encoding archaeosine tRNA-ribosyltransferase → MIKKFEIKSHDGPGRIGKVDGKLTPRLFSRDELKIAPSEGSAYNIDREIAEFNVRETIRLAEENVDECDIAVIQGSKYIDLRIECLKKLEEIGYNGFIIANGDSLLTNSRDLVELVVTLKKEAKKNSYFIFPFTETSFMPILTYMGIDGFLTDSANYYSHLNVLQTPTKAYDLNAYPIYEDLTQEELENKNLKIMEFVIREIHAHMKNRSLRNLVEERSGTTPQNVSTLKILDRNHMDYLLEYTQLF
- the hdrC gene encoding CoB--CoM heterodisulfide reductase subunit C, with amino-acid sequence MSIINRLKSMFTGDNEESDVNDDVINTSDDVQVTSSKTETETVVAEEETVAVAEEAAVEESEDSVEDLASEDIDPIEEKVEALKEEIHEKVEAKKEEIHEKAETVKEEIHENVEAKKDAIEAKEDSNNNDKERDKMTLLTDKELLTDANRDPDFTAEFIDAGIETVQHCFQCGTCSGGCPSGRRTPYKVRQIVRKCLLGLKEEVITDDALWMCTTCYTCQERCLRSVKIVEIIKKARNIAAHAGYMAKPHKMTGVFVMNTGHGVPINDATKALRTKIGLPEIPPTTHAYPEALAEVQKICKITGFDELIGYDEETGGLKE